TGAAACCTTTCCTTCCCTGTGGCCTCTAGCAGTGTGGAGATGGTGAGGGTGTGTCCTTTCTCTCAGGGCAGCAGGAGGACAAGTTGTGCGTCTGGACCCAGATCGCCCATTTCCTTTCCTCCGGAACCGCTGGGGCCAGTCTTGGCTTTCTGTCAACTGTCTGGGGCAGAGACCCTTCATGTGGGAAGCCCGCATAAGTTTTTGTGCTTTTATGTCTGCAGAGCACGTCTTCAGTCAACTAGCTAGGGCCTTGCGGCTCTGAATTGAGGTCAGCCTAGCCCTGGGCTTTTGGGGTATTCCAGGGCAGGCTGTATCCCTAAACCATTGCATGGTTTTTCTGTCTGTAGGTCCAGGTACAGAGTTGAGTTGTGCAGTGAATTCACACAGTGCACTTCCCACCCCCCAACATGCTCACCTGTTCTTTTGCCCTGACATCGAGGTTCCACACACACAGTCTTCCCATCCCCCTTTCTCTGCCTTCCTTAAAGGCTACCCCACCCCTCTTGTCCCCTGCACTTCTGATTGGTCATTTGGATCCGTCTCCCAGACTCCACCTGGCAGGGTCCAAAGGGCCCATTGTGTCTTTAGTGGATGAGCTCTGGGAAGTGGGGTAGGGTGGTCCCTTCTGCCCTGCAACTCAGTGAGCGAAAGCCAGGCCttatccctccctctctgcctcctccctgcagCAGAGGCCTGTGTGGAGCCCCAGATCACCCCTTCCTACTATACCACCTCGGATGCTGTCATTTCTACTGAGACTGTCTTCATCGTGGAGATCTCCTTGACTTGCAAGAACAGGGTCCAGGTGAGGCAGCAGGGCTTCAGCCAAGAGGGCAAAGGCTCAGAGGTGGGCAGGGAGCCTGAGCCTTTGGGTCCTCAGTAGCACCAGGTGAGCCCAGACCCAGGGCTCCACGAGGACAGAGCGAGCATCAGGGTTTCGCTGCCCAGCTGAAGGCAAGCACAGGGCACAGGTGACTAAAGAACATCCAGCTCACCGGCCAGGTCTACTTTTCCCCCACGCAGCAgtgtaggcagacactttgctGTGTCTGGAAAGCATGCTCATGGGAAGAGAGAGAGCCAGGCTCAGCCCCAGGGCTCCTGTATCCCCTTTCTGGTTGCTCTTGGCTGAAACGTGTGTCTACGTGGGCATTTGGTGACTTAAAAACTGAGCAGCCCTGGCCTGGGTCCCTGCAACCTGAAGGCCCAAAGAAAGATGGAAGTTGGGCTTTCTTAGGTACCACCTTCTTTAGGCAGCTCCTTGGGTGCCCCTGATCCCAGTACTCACTTCCAGactcaagagaagaaaagagaacacttCAGTCATCTCACCCCTGTTCACCTAACAGGCTTGCTGGGGATTAGGGAGGCCAGGCCAGCGGGGAGGTGTGGTCCCCAAGGAGCAAGACCAACATGGAGAGACTGGCCCCCATGGTTCTCACTTGGTGCCCCTACCAGACCCAGCACAGTCCCTGACTCTGCCTGGCAACCTACTTACCCTAGGCGTGGGCATAGCGGAACCTCACAGACAGCACAAGAAGGGAGAAGGTGACTCTCTTTTTATCCCCTCCCCCCAGAACATGGCTCTCTATGCTGACGTCAGTGGAAAACAATTTCCTGTCACCCGGGGCCAGGACGTGGGACGTTACCAGGTAAGGGAGGCTGTGGCCGTCACTTTAGGGGGAGGCCACCTGCTCGCAGGTGCAGCCTGAAGCCCTGGGCGGCTTGGCCAGCTGAGCTGAGGTCCTTGGACTCTGTGCGCTGGTAGCAGCAGCACGCCCATCGTATCCACCCCTTGCCAAACGCACCCCACCCAGGTGTCCTGGAGCCTAGATCACAAGAGCGCCCATGCGGGCACCTATGAGGTCCGGTTCTTTGATGAGGAGTCCTatagcctcttgaggaaggtgagtGTCCCCAGAGCCCCCCAGGCCTGTTGGAGGGAGGGTGCAGCCCACAGCCACAGCTTTCTCTCCCCTGCAATCCCCATCCCCCTTCCCAACTCAGAGCAGGATGGATGGGTAGCCACCTTCCTGCCTGACCGCCCACCCCAGCTAGCCCCATGCCTTTCCTTTGCCCACCTCTCTTCTCCCACAACTCTGGGCAGGGTTCTGCCTCAACCTGCCCACCCGGCAGAGCCCCCTGACCCCAGCACCTCCCTCACAGGCTCAGAGAAACAATGAGGACGTTTCTGTCATCCCACCTCTATTCACAGTCAGCGTAGACCATCGGGTAAGCTGGAGGAGGGGACTGGCTCAGCccaggggaaggggtggggcacATGGCCAGCCTCACCTTTGAGGGGGCACTGGGGGCTTCGCCAAGGTGGGTGGCGTGTCTTTGTGCCCCctggagtggctggccccctccCCCGTCTAAGGAGACCATGGTTCTCCTTTCTTGCAGGGTACCTGGAACGGGCCCTGGGTCTCCACTGAAGTCCTGGCCGCAGCCATCGGACTAGTGATCTACTACCTTGCCTTCAGCGCCAAGAGCCACATCCAGGCCTGAGGGTGGTGCCCGCCCCCACCCTTGCTTCTTTGAATAAAGAGCTATTGGCTATCCTGAGCACTGGAGCTGGGTCACGCACATGGGCAGAGCTGGGTGCCCAGCATCCATCCACCCGAGCAGACGGCACAGGTCTGGAGGTCCTCTCCTCCTCATGTGTGTCTGCTTCATTCCTTGGCTGTCACTACCACTCCATTCTTAGCCCTCAGATGGTTTTTGGGACTGAATGCTCAGTGCCCAGCATCTCTCAGGGTTGCCTTCATGGTTTCCCTCCCACCCGTCTTCTGGAAGAGTGTGGCCTTGTCTGCCTGCCCTCACCCAGCCTGCCTGGGCCCACCTAGGGAAGGGCCTTCTGACCACCTGCCACTGTGAGGGCAGGGTCCCAGGGACAGTGGTGTGGGAAGCTTGCCTGGAACTCAGGGGTTAGTAGCATATGCAGGCGCAGCCCTTCTGGCCTTTGGAAGGGTTCCTGGGCTTTGGAACTCGGGGCACAAGCCACACCCCAGTACTTTGTGTTTTTCCTGGGGGGTGTTGCAGGCACCCCTATGGAGCTGATGCTGTTGAATCGAGTTCCAGTAGCTCTCTGGGGGATAGTCCTTGCAGGCTCTCTGCTCCAGCCAGTTACCCCCAGGATGCTCCTGTCTCATGACATCAGGTGGGGCCcagagaaaggcagagacagaccccccccccccgcccccgcccaagCTTCTGAGGAGCCCACTGTCAGCCCTTTCCAGCCTGGCCTTGCACCTTGCTTCCTAGcaacccctccccgccccaccagCACCTGGCAGGCATTCCTGTGCAGGCTCCATGCTCCGAGTCAACCCACAGCCGTCCCTCCAGTCCAGTTTCCCTCCTGCCACGGGTGGGTGAGGGGGGAATGCCTAGGGTGTTTCCCCACTGCACACGTTTGCTCACCTGTGACCTGGCTGCTTCCTGGGCATCAGTGAGAGATTGTTTTGGGATCAGCCAGCAAAGCACCTGGCGCCCATCACCTGTTACCAGAGAGAATGAATAACAAGCCTCCAGGGAGGCTGCaccaaaagggaaagtgaaagtgaagtcgctcagtcatgtccgactctttgccaccccgtggactgtagcctaccaggcttctccatccatggagttttccaggcaagaatactggagtgggttgccatttccttctccaggagatcttcccaacccagggattgaacccgggtctccctcattgtaggcagaggctttatcgtctgagccaccagggtagacTCAAAACCTACCTGAGCAGGTAGGGGATCTCCTGTGGGCTCTGTCCTTGGGAGCATGGAGGGACTTGTTTGGGAACCTTCTTAGGACTCTGGGATCCCAGCTGCTCCTTGCCCCCACCCTCAGGTGGGCAGGGGGTGACTGGCAGGAATAGGGAGGTTCCAGGTCACAGCTGAGTGCCCCTAAGACCTGAAGGGGCGAGGGCACCCTGGCTGAGGGGCTTTCTGTATTCCACATAGGTGCTTGCTAGTTGAGCACTGCTCCTAAAAACGCACAGTAGCAGTTGGCCACGCTGGGGCTCTTtaagatgcaggttccatcacCACTCTGCCGGGAGAGGGTGAGACCCAAATGTGAAGTTGCTGGTCCAGGGCATTGTGATGACACATCTGCCAGAGCCAATGAGAGCTAAGCTCTCACATGGGGACCCAAGGTTACAAGCCTGTCCTAGACCCCATCCCAGGAGCCCTGGGCATCTGGCACCCCACCTCAGAGCAAGAATGAGGTGCCTCTAGAGCCATCAAAGTAAGTGCCCTTGGTCACCTGCTCTAGCCAGTTTTCTGTGACAGGTTGGGCCGTGGGCACCCCATTCTTGCAGGGACATGTATGGAGTGTCCCCTCTCGAGGACACTCGTGTCCCAAGAGTTGCCATGCCTAGCCCCCAGCTCCAGAGGCCTAGGATGTCAGCTGTTTGCCCTTTTCAGGAAGAAACCACTGCTGTTCCATGTgccatgctgggtcttccctCCCAGCTGTTCATTCAGCAGGGCACTCCACTTCTATGGGCTGATTTCTTGCTCACACCAATCTTGGCAAATTAGAGGAAGTCTATTGCTCTtccaagaaaatgtttaaatgtatcCCCACCCACTTAAGGTGCTGGCAGTGTCCTGTCCTGTTCAGGACACCAAGCTGAAGGGCTGGCCACACACATGGTCCCTGGAATTGCTAGACTTAGCAGGGTTCCTGGCACTGAGCAGGACTGCTGTGCTGGATGGAGACTCTGGGAGTTCCCACCAGCCCAGGTCAAAAGACACATCTCATGAGTGCTAGCCGTTGCCTTCCAGAAGACCACAGCCCATGCCCTGTAAGGCTCTCCCTGAACCACTTCTCTAGGACCTGACCAGAGCTAGAGTGTTGGCCTCAGGTGCATGCCAGCACCAGGCCATTGCCAGTCCTGAGTCCAGTCTCTGCCTCGCTTCCTGCACCTGGGTACCATCCCTGTGACCGAGCCAGACCTTGGAAATGATCCTGGCGCTCTGTCCCTCCTCCTCCCGGCATTCTGGAGGCTGACTGCAGGACACTTCCCTGTTTCTCAGCTTCCCCGTGACCCACCAAGCCCCAAACCAGCCCCCAGTGCTGAAGAATGAATACCAGGAGACCAGGAGTCACCCTCAAAAGGCAGCTTGCTTTATTCTCACGACACTGGCAGGGGGCAAGGATGGGTAGCCTGTCTGCCTCCCATCTGAGGCCCTCTGAACTGCGGAAGGGTCCTGAGACCAGCTCTTACTGATACACAGGTCCCTGAGGGGGGCCCCCGTCCACACTGGCAAAGTGAGGTGCAAGGGCATCTGCTCCCCAGTCCACCCAGCTGGCAGCACCTGCCTGTCGCTCAGTGCCAGGGTGCTCCCTAGCTCCATATGGGTCTCATCACCAGGATCTTCTGCTGCAACTCAGGGGACTTGGCTTCTGGACCCCTCCTGCCACTCAGGAGAGAAGGCAAGCTGCAGGGGTGTCTGACATAGCCTGGGCTCGCTGATGTCTTGGATGGAGACTGCCCCTTACGTCCCCacggccaccagggaaggaggtGACCTCCAGGGTGAGCATGGCAAGCCACACCTACGCTCCCTGTCCCCACACCTCGGAGGGGAGGCCCCCTGCAAAGCTGCttccccttctttccttcatctccccacctgccctcccacccccaaaccGCCCCCCGCCCATcccttcttccccccaccccctccttcccagCCATCACTTGGGGATTCCACCTTGGTCAGGCTGCCTGAAGGAGCTGCCAAGCTCCAGAGCAGGTccacaaaacaaaagaaacaaaccaaaacaattaGCAAgcacagaaaagggaaagagCCACAAAAAATCAGGGTTGCCTCTGTCTACAAATAATGGACATTCTCTTGTGCTTAGGACAGTCTTTCTTTGCCTCTCCTTTTcagtagacttccctgtccccAAGTAGCCACTCTAGAGGgaagtacatgtgtgtgtacatacatgtgcCTGGGTtcaggtcacacacacacacacacacacacaccctacggCTGAAGGGAGGCAGATATGTGTCTGTCCCCAGGCCAACTGTGGATGTGGTCACTCTCCCTGAGGAGAAGGAAGTTGCTGATGAGGAGAGGCATCCCTTCTCTGCGGGGGCTTCTGTCTGGGTAGCAAAGTCCCAcgctcacacacagacacaggctaGATGCTAAGCGAGGGCAGGAGATGGGGATCTGGCCAGGTCACTGGACCCGCgccctggagcacagagggtgCTCACACGGTGGTGACCGAGAGCAGAGGGTTGTAGACCCGCTTGCCGTCGGCCGAACGTGTGCCATGGGCCAGCATCTCCTGGATGGTGATCCAGTTGTCCAGGATCTTCTTGTTTCGCTTCTTCATGGTCTTGCGGTGGCTCAGGGCGATGATGTTGAGCTCGGCCTTGCTGTCTCCGTTCTGCTGCTCCCGAAGGCACTCCAGCCGGCTCTGCATCATGAACTCGCGCCGCTTCCGCTGCTCCCGGGCCCGGATCAGGTGCTGCTTCCGCTCTTCCTTGCTCCAGTAGCGGCCCATCTTCATCTCACTCACCGCATCATCATCGGTGGTCATGCCACTGCGCTCCTCGCGGATCTTCAGGGCCCGGGCTTTCAGGAGGCGGTCGCGCACGGGTCGCTTGGCCACGTAGCGGGTCCCATCGCTGCGCACTTTGACCTTCCACTCCATGCGGGGTGCTTCAGGGCCCACAGCCGCGGCCCCTCCACCCACCCGGGGGCCAGCGGCCACACTCAAGGGGCCGGGGCCCAGGTCTTCGAGGCCGCGTGGGGCGGCCAGCTGCAGGCAGCTGTGATAGTGCTCGCCCTCCTGGCCTGGGCCGCGGTGGTGCCGGGACAGGTAGGGGCTGCCTTCAGGGCCCACGTGCTCCAGGGCCACCCCCGTCTTGGGTCCGTGGCGGACCCGCTCTTCAGCCGAGTGCTGTCTCCGGCCCACATCGGGATCCCGGGAGAGGGATCGGAACTTGGCGGGGCTCCCCGGGGGAGGGGGGGCAGTGGCCTTGGGCTGGGCGGCGCCAGGGGCTCCCGTGGGGGTCCGGTTGAGGTTGGAGTTGCCCGCCGCTGCTGCCACCCGCCGCAGGGGGCTCTCAGGCAGGGGCTCGGCCAGCAGTGGGGTGCTGCGGCAGCTCTCGCCTGTGTTGTAGGCGCTGGTGCTGTCCTTGTCTGACTTCTCGGGCAGCTCAGAAATGTCAGACAGCTCGTGCTTCTTGGGCTCGCTGGCCGCCAAGTCGTACAGGCTCTCCTCCTCCAGCAGCCAGGCCTTCATGCAGCGCTCCCGCAGCTGCTGCATCTTCTGTGCCCGCAGGATGTTGCGGCACTTGAACTCCAGGTGCCGCAGCTCCTCCTCCAGCACGGCCAGCTCATGGCCCGCGCTCTCATTGCGGTTGACATCCAGAGCGCCGTGGCTGGCCGCAGCCCGGGGGAAGGGCAAgcccagtgggttgccattctccaggTGACACTTGATCTCCAGCAGCTCACGGTAGCGCTCATACTCCTCGTCCGTGAGGCCTGGCACATCACCGCCGCCCAGCCCCGCGCCCTCGGCCAGCAGGGAGTCCATGCTGAAGTGGAAGTCACGGCTCTGTAGGGCGTCCCCTTGCAGGCCGAACTTGCGCAAGGGCCCAGGCGTGTTGGCAGTGCTCAGGGGCTCGTCCCCCAGCAGGTCGTGCTCGGAGCTCTCCTCGTTGCGGGTGCTCTCGTCTGTCCGGCCCACCCCACTGTCCAGCTCCTGGCTGTTGTGCAGGCCTGGGCCCGCCTCGGGGGCCCCTTTTTCCTCTTCGTGTCCAAGCTGGGGCGGCAAGAGGAGTCCTGCTCAGTGGGGGCCCCATCGGGTGGgagggcggggttgggggggatgTCGCCAGGGGGTGGGGATTACAAGGGCTTCTTTTGGGTCTGCTGCATCTCCTACAGCCCCCCCAAACCCCTCCTCATTCTGCCCTCCAGCACCCGGTTCCCCACCCGCACCCCCGCTTCCTCACCTGCTGGGCTGGGGGGGATTTCAGCTTCCTCACCCGCAGGTCATCCTCATTCTCAGAGCCAAAGTCATCCAGGAAGTCGTCCCGGTCGCTGTCCTTCCAGCGCTTTGCCAGCTGCAGAGACAGGCCTGTGCTGTCCCTGTGGCCTCAAGGACCACCCCAGAGCACCCCCCTTTCATCAGAGCCCAGAGAGGGCAATGGGCCTTGGAATCGcaccctcctgccccccatcggTGCCAGAAAGCCCAAGCCCTAACCCAGGGTCGGGGGCCCAGGACACCTGAGTGGGCACACACCCACCTGGCTCTCGGGCCGGGCCACCAGCAAGGAGATGTTGGTGTTCTCCTCCTGACTCAGGATGGCCACCGCTTCCTCTCGGTTCTGGACATCCATGCCGTTTATCTGCAGCAGGCCAGAGACCATCAGCGGAGATCCTGGGGCTGGCTTGGGGGCAGGGCCCAGTTGAGCTACAGGGGTCCCCCTCCCCTGGAGCTGCAAAGCAAGCACCCTGGGCCAGGATGGGCTCTTGGAGTCTGGCAAGATGGAGGCAAGTGGAAGATGCCATGGATGGAGACCACCTGGCCCACCCAAGAGCACGTGTGCTCAGAGACACACGTGGAGTGGGAGACCTGCTCATGTCGGGGGCACGGAGGGACAGGCTAGCAAGGGGCCTGCCATGCCAGCAGATCCCATGAGCACACAGGAGCCGGGGGCATGGTTGTGCAGCAGGGAGGTGAGTCCTAGCCCTGGTTTCAGGTACGGGGGTAGGGGGTTGCCCAGCCTCAGGCTAGGCTCTGAGTGGGAGAGAGCCTGTTCCCCAAGCTCACCTGGATGATACGGTCTCCCTCACGGATCCGGCCATCTTTGGCTGCGATGCTGTTAGGATTCACCTGCAAGGCACGGGCATCAATGGGGCCTCGGCCCCCTCCACTAAGGTGCCCGTTTGGTAGGAAGGGGCAGTCTTGCCTCAGGGCAGCCCCGCAAGCGAACAGGGGGCTGACTTTCTGAGTGCAGCAGACAGGTGAGGAGAAGGACCCCTGTGATTGCTGGGAAGGGCTCTTCCACTACAAGCCCGGGTCCTGTGGGGAGGACCAGctgactgcacacacacacacggaagccATGGGCTGCCCTGGCCTCGCTGACCGGCAACCTCCCTGTGGTGCTAAGTGGGCTCCTTCTGAGCAGCCTTAGAGCCTCCGGGTGCCCTGGCCCCTCCTGGGTGCTGCTGCACAGGGAGGCTGCTGCACAGGGAGGCTGCATGGAGCCCTCAAGAagacccctgccccctcccagctTCATACCTCTCCCACATAGATGCCCAGGTCCTCCTCCTCATCTGTGCGGTAGCAGACCATCAGGCCCAGCTTGTCCCGGTGGCTGCTTTTATACAGCTCTACCTCCTGCCGTGGGggatgaagaaacagacaatGAGAAGCTGCGGGGGGGtcgggggggtgggagggggcagccTCGGCTCAGCCCTGACCCCAGGACTGTGTCACATCAGCCGAGCTCCCAAGGCTCTCTCTTACCATCCCAAACGGCACACAGGTCCCGTGGTCTCCCCTACCCCAGGAAACacccaggacacacacacagaggacacACGGGACTCATGGGATAGACACAGGCGCAAGACACAGACTCAGCAACACAAACCAAGTGAGGGATCTCACGCGTGCCCTCCCCGACTCAGCCCAACTTGGCCCTTGGGCCCGAGTAAAAAGCCACGCACAGGACAGGACTGTGAGGTCTGGCCACCTGGGGGCAGTGGGAGCCAGGCCTGAGCTGGGCGGCCAACAGCTATCCCAGGGCTGGCCACCCGTCTCACCTCGTACTCCAGCTCATCCATCCGGTCTGCCTCCTGCGGGCCGCCCTCCATGAACTCCGCTGGGTCATAATACTCATGACTGATGGGGGGGCTGCCCAGGAGAAGTGGGGCATCAGGTGGCAGCCCAGCTACCTCTTCCATACCCCTCCTGCGCTACACGCACCCAGGCAGAGACCAGGAATATATCTTGAACAGGATTGTGAGGTCGTCCGCACCGAGGACCCAGGCGTGCCTAAGCTCTCCTCACCCTGCCCTGGACCATTCCTGTCCTGACCCCCAGCTCAATGCCTCTCACCATGCCAGTCAGCAGGGGCCCCTCCCAGCTGGCACTGGACCCACTCACGCAGTGCCCCCAGGAGTTATTCAGGCCCTGGAGGATGGCTGGGCAGCGGAGCAGGACCTAGTCTCCATCCAGAGGCAGCCCTCCTGGCCCCGAGGCTAACCTGGCCACTGCCAGCCCTTGGTCTGCCTCTCTGCAGAGGAGGGGATCACGGGACCACCTCCCTGCTGCCTGGGAGACTCTAGCGAAACGAGTCAGCGCTCACACGGTCATGAGCCATCAGGCCTGGAGGAGAGGCCCTTCTTCCGAGTGGGCAAAAGAAGAAAGTCAAAGGGATGGAAGAAGctgaaagcaggaagaggaaTGGAACAGACAAAGATGCAAGAAGATTTGAGGGGTGATGCtggcagaggagaagagagaatggaGGAGGAATAGCTGAGGACCCCAACCTTCCGGCAGCAAGGTCCCAGGACGGTCCTCCTGTGGCCCTGGGGGTAGATACAATGGGAAGCTTGCGTGTCAGACCCCCTGGGCCCAAAACCAGCTGGCCTCCAGCCAGAGGCTAGAAGCCCAGAGATTCCTGAGCCCGGGGGTGTGACAGTCAGTTCTGCAGGCCAAGGagcctgctttctgccatagaggGCACCCACTCGGGGTTTCCCCGCCATGCCCAGAGCTGCAACAACATAGCAGCTCTGGGTAGCCTGGGATGGCCGCCCCAGGTGGCATGCCTTCTCTGGAGGCAGGGCCCGGGGCCCTCCTGAGGGCGACTCACAGCTCAGATGGGACGAACGGCTCCAGGATGACCATGGGCGGGGTGGGTGGGCGCAGCTTGCCCAGTGCCATGATATGCTCGAAGGTGATGTCCGTCTGAGTGCCACTGTCCACCAGCTGCAGGTCGTGGCAGGAGCCATCCCCCCGGAGGCGGGGACTGCGTCTCAGCACCTGGATCACCAGGGGCTCCTTGGAGGCACGCAGGGCCTCCAGAGTCTGCTCCTGAGACAGCTTGGAGAGCTCCTTCCCGTTCACCTGTGGCAGAGACACGCCCCGGTGAGGACGCGCCAGGGCCCTGCTGACCCTGGCCCCCTCCGCCACCACATTGAGCCATCTGGGGATGGCAGGGCCACACCTCGAGGGCTGGGGGGCCTCGCCTAGAGCCCTGCTGGgccaccctcctcctccttcgAGCATCCGAGTTGGGAGGGAGAGCTTGACTGCCTTCTGCCAATGGAAGTCAGTCCACGAACAGGTTCAGATGCAAGGGCCATGAAGAGCAAAAAGGCTCGAAGGACTGGATCTCCATCCTCAAGGCagccaaggcttgccacagagaAAAGGATGCCACACACCCGAGCCCAAGAGAGGGGTTGAGGAAGTGGCCCTGATAAGACCACAGTGTTCCCAGTCTTCAATTGTGACAGTGCTCCCCCAAGCTGGGCGTCTCCAGGAATGAGGGTTTTCACCAAGATGGCCAGTATAGTTACAAAATCGTGGTTTCGGGGCTGTCAAGAACAGCCCAGCCCCTGAGTATCGTTCCaggaaagtacagagtcctaaagACCCTTGGACAGCCGGTGGCTCCTCTGAGTCATGGAACCCAGATAGTCATCTTGTGGCTACCTGGATATGTCCTTTGTAGACAGCAATTTCAGGaaattctttcctctctccccaatTTTTCCATAGTCAGGAAagattttttaatcaggtttgtCTAATTATCAAATAAAGAGTTTTACTGTAGAACATTTGAGAAAGACTTAAtcctaaagaagaaaacagaaatcaccCACAATCTCAAGGATGTAAAAGCTGTGACTGTTGGCATATCTCCTCCTTGGTCATTTCCCACTTTGTGACTGCAGGCAGCCTATTCATGGACCATCCACTCTGTGTTGGTTTGGTCTCTACTGTCTATCACTAGTGGTTCTCAATCAGAAAGAAGGTTGCAGAGACACCTTTTTTTGTACATTCTGTACCTATTATCTATGTATGTCTTTGTATAATCTAGGTGGTGATAGAGAACatttccagaagtggaattattgGATCAAAGAGTATCAAGGAAACAGATATTAGTTGTAGAATGTTATCAGCACAGCCCTAGAGGATCAAGAGAGCCAGGGAGGTTGCAGTTATAaacagaggagggaagggaggtgcGTGGGAGAAAAGGACCAGCTGCTATGTACGTGAGGGGGTGTGTAAAGGCAGGTCTGGCTAAGGCTGGGGGCCAAGGGAATGGGCAGACTGGCCTTGAAGCCCTTAGCAGAGCCAAAAGGGTCAAGGAATGTTTGAGGCATCCGTTAACGCACATCCAGTATCGACCTTTCAATGGTACAAGCGTACAGCTAAATGAATTATCTTAAAAACAAAGGCCATGAATCCTCCAAACTTATGGTTTTCTAACTACTACATTTTCCAGTTATATGGCCCCTTAGGGTTCCTTTAGTCTAGTGTGTCTGGAAGGACACGCCACAGGATGGTGGGTGGCTGTGcgtctcttcccaacccagtgatcggtGACACCGGGGTGGTGGTCGTGGTGGGAATATTCACACCACAGAAATCGACAAACACTCCCAACCAGGGTTTTTCAGAACATTAACTGATGCCCCATTGCCCTTAAGTCCAGAAGGGGACGTGTGGAGCTGCTGCAGTCAGAATTTTCAGAAGGAGGCATATTTCACATTTTCATGGTGTGCAGTGGGATGCTCAGGTGACGCTGAGAAACACAGGGATGTACTTCTCCCTGGAAACGGTAGCCAGCCACAGCTTTGCTATGGAAACGGCCCAGGCAATGGGAGGGGAGAGCTGGGTGGGCTGGGATGTCAAGAGAGGGATGGGCACACACACGTAGATCCAGGCCACCCCTGTGATAACCCTGCAGCCATCCGATCCTTGACCCATGTGGTACCAGGCAGAAGCAGAGCTCTGGGTGCAGAGGCTTAGAATTCCGGGGCCGCTCCTGCCACAAGCGCCTGGGGCGCCTTCAACCTCCTCTCCTCCTCAGCCATCCCGTTGAGCCCCCAGAGCTAATAAGGGGCAGGAACAGGGCAGGACATGAGTGCCTCCCAGGGAGGGTGAGGGCTACCAACAAGATGGCGACATTCAGGGCAAGGATCAAAGAAGTATTCTGCACTTCTCATGCTTCCTCATCCTTCAgccatgaagaagaaaaagacatgtgTGCACGGGCCAAGCCACCATTCAAATGTCCCTGCTCC
The nucleotide sequence above comes from Bos javanicus breed banteng chromosome X, ARS-OSU_banteng_1.0, whole genome shotgun sequence. Encoded proteins:
- the PDZD4 gene encoding PDZ domain-containing protein 4 isoform X1; protein product: MGCNMCVVQKPEEQYKVMLQVNGKELSKLSQEQTLEALRASKEPLVIQVLRRSPRLRGDGSCHDLQLVDSGTQTDITFEHIMALGKLRPPTPPMVILEPFVPSELPPISHEYYDPAEFMEGGPQEADRMDELEYEEVELYKSSHRDKLGLMVCYRTDEEEDLGIYVGEVNPNSIAAKDGRIREGDRIIQINGMDVQNREEAVAILSQEENTNISLLVARPESQLAKRWKDSDRDDFLDDFGSENEDDLRVRKLKSPPAQQLGHEEEKGAPEAGPGLHNSQELDSGVGRTDESTRNEESSEHDLLGDEPLSTANTPGPLRKFGLQGDALQSRDFHFSMDSLLAEGAGLGGGDVPGLTDEEYERYRELLEIKCHLENGNPLGLPFPRAAASHGALDVNRNESAGHELAVLEEELRHLEFKCRNILRAQKMQQLRERCMKAWLLEEESLYDLAASEPKKHELSDISELPEKSDKDSTSAYNTGESCRSTPLLAEPLPESPLRRVAAAAGNSNLNRTPTGAPGAAQPKATAPPPPGSPAKFRSLSRDPDVGRRQHSAEERVRHGPKTGVALEHVGPEGSPYLSRHHRGPGQEGEHYHSCLQLAAPRGLEDLGPGPLSVAAGPRVGGGAAAVGPEAPRMEWKVKVRSDGTRYVAKRPVRDRLLKARALKIREERSGMTTDDDAVSEMKMGRYWSKEERKQHLIRAREQRKRREFMMQSRLECLREQQNGDSKAELNIIALSHRKTMKKRNKKILDNWITIQEMLAHGTRSADGKRVYNPLLSVTTV
- the PDZD4 gene encoding PDZ domain-containing protein 4 isoform X2, giving the protein MGCNMCVVQKPEEQYKVMLQVNGKELSKLSQEQTLEALRASKEPLVIQVLRRSPRLRGDGSCHDLQLVDSGTQTDITFEHIMALGKLRPPTPPMVILEPFVPSELPPISHEYYDPAEFMEGGPQEADRMDELEYEEVELYKSSHRDKLGLMVCYRTDEEEDLGIYVGEVNPNSIAAKDGRIREGDRIIQINGMDVQNREEAVAILSQEENTNISLLVARPESQLAKRWKDSDRDDFLDDFGSENEDDLRLGHEEEKGAPEAGPGLHNSQELDSGVGRTDESTRNEESSEHDLLGDEPLSTANTPGPLRKFGLQGDALQSRDFHFSMDSLLAEGAGLGGGDVPGLTDEEYERYRELLEIKCHLENGNPLGLPFPRAAASHGALDVNRNESAGHELAVLEEELRHLEFKCRNILRAQKMQQLRERCMKAWLLEEESLYDLAASEPKKHELSDISELPEKSDKDSTSAYNTGESCRSTPLLAEPLPESPLRRVAAAAGNSNLNRTPTGAPGAAQPKATAPPPPGSPAKFRSLSRDPDVGRRQHSAEERVRHGPKTGVALEHVGPEGSPYLSRHHRGPGQEGEHYHSCLQLAAPRGLEDLGPGPLSVAAGPRVGGGAAAVGPEAPRMEWKVKVRSDGTRYVAKRPVRDRLLKARALKIREERSGMTTDDDAVSEMKMGRYWSKEERKQHLIRAREQRKRREFMMQSRLECLREQQNGDSKAELNIIALSHRKTMKKRNKKILDNWITIQEMLAHGTRSADGKRVYNPLLSVTTV
- the PDZD4 gene encoding PDZ domain-containing protein 4 isoform X3; the protein is MGCNMCVVQKPEEQYKVMLQEVELYKSSHRDKLGLMVCYRTDEEEDLGIYVGEVNPNSIAAKDGRIREGDRIIQINGMDVQNREEAVAILSQEENTNISLLVARPESQLAKRWKDSDRDDFLDDFGSENEDDLRVRKLKSPPAQQLGHEEEKGAPEAGPGLHNSQELDSGVGRTDESTRNEESSEHDLLGDEPLSTANTPGPLRKFGLQGDALQSRDFHFSMDSLLAEGAGLGGGDVPGLTDEEYERYRELLEIKCHLENGNPLGLPFPRAAASHGALDVNRNESAGHELAVLEEELRHLEFKCRNILRAQKMQQLRERCMKAWLLEEESLYDLAASEPKKHELSDISELPEKSDKDSTSAYNTGESCRSTPLLAEPLPESPLRRVAAAAGNSNLNRTPTGAPGAAQPKATAPPPPGSPAKFRSLSRDPDVGRRQHSAEERVRHGPKTGVALEHVGPEGSPYLSRHHRGPGQEGEHYHSCLQLAAPRGLEDLGPGPLSVAAGPRVGGGAAAVGPEAPRMEWKVKVRSDGTRYVAKRPVRDRLLKARALKIREERSGMTTDDDAVSEMKMGRYWSKEERKQHLIRAREQRKRREFMMQSRLECLREQQNGDSKAELNIIALSHRKTMKKRNKKILDNWITIQEMLAHGTRSADGKRVYNPLLSVTTV